One stretch of Mastomys coucha isolate ucsf_1 unplaced genomic scaffold, UCSF_Mcou_1 pScaffold12, whole genome shotgun sequence DNA includes these proteins:
- the B3gnt5 gene encoding lactosylceramide 1,3-N-acetyl-beta-D-glucosaminyltransferase isoform X1 yields MKMFISSRRVKRWQFFHFFATCFILSFMVFWGPINNYIMSHMKSYTYRYLINSYDFVNDSLSIKHSSVQPHYPYLINHREKCQAQDVLLLVFIKTAPENYDRRSAIRKTWGNENYIQSQFNANIKTLFALGIPSPLKGEDLQKRLIWENQVYKDIIQQDFIDSFHNLTFKFLLQFSWANTFCPHAKFLMTADDDIFIHMPNLIGYLQELEQIGVRDLWIGHVHRGGPPVRDKSSKYYVPYEMYKWPAYPDYTAGAAYVVSSDVAAKIYEASQTLNSSMYIDDVFMGLCANKVGIVPQDHVFFSGEGKVPYHPCIYEKMMTSHGHLQDLQKLWIEATDPKVKNISKGFFGQIYCRLIKASLCAGITLCGHHSVHLHLLLTLEESALSIQCPVCSHTAAVLTGGLSRNCLRRYAGFVANAAA; encoded by the exons ATGAAAATGTTCATTAGCAGCAGAAGAGTCAAAAGATGGcaattttttcacttttttgcCACTTGTTTTATATTAAGCTTCATGGTTTTTTGGGGCCCAATCAATAACTACATCATGAGCCATATGAAGTCCTACACCTACAGATACCTCATAAATAGCTATGACTTTGTTAACGATTCCCTGTCTATCAAGCACAGCTCTGTGCAGCCTCACTACCCTTACTTGATCAACCACAGAGAGAAGTGTCAGGCTCAAGATGTCCTCCTCTTAGTGTTTATAAAGACTGCCCCTGAAAACTATGACCGACGTTCCGCAATCAGAAAAACATGGGGCAACGAGAATTACATTCAGTCTCAATTCAATGCCAACATCAAAACTCTGTTTGCATTAGGAATTCCTAGTCCACTGAAGGGAGAAGATCTGCAAAAAAGACTGATTTGGGAAAACCAAGTGTACAAGGATATAATTCAGCAAGATTTCATTGATTCCTTCCACAATCTTACTTTTAAATTCCTCCTTCAGTTCAGCTGGGCAAACACTTTTTGCCCACATGCCAAATTTCTGATGACTGCTGACGATGATATATTTATCCACATGCCAAATCTCATTGGATACCTTCAAGAGCTGGAGCAGATTGGAGTTCGAGACCTTTGGATTGGTCACGTTCATCGAGGTGGCCCTCCTGTTAGAGATAAAAGCAGCAAATACTATGTTCCCTATGAAATGTACAAGTGGCCGGCCTACCCTGACTACACAGCTGGTGCTGCCTATGTCGTCTCCAGCGATGTAGCTGCCAAAATCTATGAGGCATCGCAGACACTGAATTCCAGTATGTACATAGATGATGTATTCATGGGCCTCTGTGCCAATAAAGTGGGGATAGTGCCACAGGACCATGTATTTTTCTCTGGGGAAGGGAAGGTTCCTTATCATCCCTGCATCTATGAAAAGATGATGACATCTCACGGACATTTACAAGATCTGCAGAAGCTCTGGATAGAGGCTACAGATCCTAAAGTAAAGAACATTTCAAAAGGATTTTTTGGCCAAATATACTGCAGGTTAATTAAG GCATCACTCTGTGCGGGCATCACTCTGTGTGGGCATCACTCTGTGCATCTTCACCTGCTGTTGACACTAGAAGAGTCTGCACTATCCATCCAGTGTCCTGTGTGCTCTCACACTGCTGCTGTGCTCACTGGAGGGTTGTCAAGGAACTGTTTAAGGAGGTATGCTGGGTTTGTGGCAAATGCTGCTGCCTAA
- the B3gnt5 gene encoding lactosylceramide 1,3-N-acetyl-beta-D-glucosaminyltransferase isoform X3, producing MKMFISSRRVKRWQFFHFFATCFILSFMVFWGPINNYIMSHMKSYTYRYLINSYDFVNDSLSIKHSSVQPHYPYLINHREKCQAQDVLLLVFIKTAPENYDRRSAIRKTWGNENYIQSQFNANIKTLFALGIPSPLKGEDLQKRLIWENQVYKDIIQQDFIDSFHNLTFKFLLQFSWANTFCPHAKFLMTADDDIFIHMPNLIGYLQELEQIGVRDLWIGHVHRGGPPVRDKSSKYYVPYEMYKWPAYPDYTAGAAYVVSSDVAAKIYEASQTLNSSMYIDDVFMGLCANKVGIVPQDHVFFSGEGKVPYHPCIYEKMMTSHGHLQDLQKLWIEATDPKVKNISKGFFGQIYCRLIKVILLCRLTYRNSYPCRAAFA from the coding sequence ATGAAAATGTTCATTAGCAGCAGAAGAGTCAAAAGATGGcaattttttcacttttttgcCACTTGTTTTATATTAAGCTTCATGGTTTTTTGGGGCCCAATCAATAACTACATCATGAGCCATATGAAGTCCTACACCTACAGATACCTCATAAATAGCTATGACTTTGTTAACGATTCCCTGTCTATCAAGCACAGCTCTGTGCAGCCTCACTACCCTTACTTGATCAACCACAGAGAGAAGTGTCAGGCTCAAGATGTCCTCCTCTTAGTGTTTATAAAGACTGCCCCTGAAAACTATGACCGACGTTCCGCAATCAGAAAAACATGGGGCAACGAGAATTACATTCAGTCTCAATTCAATGCCAACATCAAAACTCTGTTTGCATTAGGAATTCCTAGTCCACTGAAGGGAGAAGATCTGCAAAAAAGACTGATTTGGGAAAACCAAGTGTACAAGGATATAATTCAGCAAGATTTCATTGATTCCTTCCACAATCTTACTTTTAAATTCCTCCTTCAGTTCAGCTGGGCAAACACTTTTTGCCCACATGCCAAATTTCTGATGACTGCTGACGATGATATATTTATCCACATGCCAAATCTCATTGGATACCTTCAAGAGCTGGAGCAGATTGGAGTTCGAGACCTTTGGATTGGTCACGTTCATCGAGGTGGCCCTCCTGTTAGAGATAAAAGCAGCAAATACTATGTTCCCTATGAAATGTACAAGTGGCCGGCCTACCCTGACTACACAGCTGGTGCTGCCTATGTCGTCTCCAGCGATGTAGCTGCCAAAATCTATGAGGCATCGCAGACACTGAATTCCAGTATGTACATAGATGATGTATTCATGGGCCTCTGTGCCAATAAAGTGGGGATAGTGCCACAGGACCATGTATTTTTCTCTGGGGAAGGGAAGGTTCCTTATCATCCCTGCATCTATGAAAAGATGATGACATCTCACGGACATTTACAAGATCTGCAGAAGCTCTGGATAGAGGCTACAGATCCTAAAGTAAAGAACATTTCAAAAGGATTTTTTGGCCAAATATACTGCAGGTTAATTAAGGTAATTCTTCTGTGTAGATTGACTTACAGGAATTCGTATCCTTGCAGGGCCGCATTTGCTTAA
- the B3gnt5 gene encoding lactosylceramide 1,3-N-acetyl-beta-D-glucosaminyltransferase isoform X4 has protein sequence MKMFISSRRVKRWQFFHFFATCFILSFMVFWGPINNYIMSHMKSYTYRYLINSYDFVNDSLSIKHSSVQPHYPYLINHREKCQAQDVLLLVFIKTAPENYDRRSAIRKTWGNENYIQSQFNANIKTLFALGIPSPLKGEDLQKRLIWENQVYKDIIQQDFIDSFHNLTFKFLLQFSWANTFCPHAKFLMTADDDIFIHMPNLIGYLQELEQIGVRDLWIGHVHRGGPPVRDKSSKYYVPYEMYKWPAYPDYTAGAAYVVSSDVAAKIYEASQTLNSSMYIDDVFMGLCANKVGIVPQDHVFFSGEGKVPYHPCIYEKMMTSHGHLQDLQKLWIEATDPKVKNISKGFFGQIYCRLIKV, from the exons ATGAAAATGTTCATTAGCAGCAGAAGAGTCAAAAGATGGcaattttttcacttttttgcCACTTGTTTTATATTAAGCTTCATGGTTTTTTGGGGCCCAATCAATAACTACATCATGAGCCATATGAAGTCCTACACCTACAGATACCTCATAAATAGCTATGACTTTGTTAACGATTCCCTGTCTATCAAGCACAGCTCTGTGCAGCCTCACTACCCTTACTTGATCAACCACAGAGAGAAGTGTCAGGCTCAAGATGTCCTCCTCTTAGTGTTTATAAAGACTGCCCCTGAAAACTATGACCGACGTTCCGCAATCAGAAAAACATGGGGCAACGAGAATTACATTCAGTCTCAATTCAATGCCAACATCAAAACTCTGTTTGCATTAGGAATTCCTAGTCCACTGAAGGGAGAAGATCTGCAAAAAAGACTGATTTGGGAAAACCAAGTGTACAAGGATATAATTCAGCAAGATTTCATTGATTCCTTCCACAATCTTACTTTTAAATTCCTCCTTCAGTTCAGCTGGGCAAACACTTTTTGCCCACATGCCAAATTTCTGATGACTGCTGACGATGATATATTTATCCACATGCCAAATCTCATTGGATACCTTCAAGAGCTGGAGCAGATTGGAGTTCGAGACCTTTGGATTGGTCACGTTCATCGAGGTGGCCCTCCTGTTAGAGATAAAAGCAGCAAATACTATGTTCCCTATGAAATGTACAAGTGGCCGGCCTACCCTGACTACACAGCTGGTGCTGCCTATGTCGTCTCCAGCGATGTAGCTGCCAAAATCTATGAGGCATCGCAGACACTGAATTCCAGTATGTACATAGATGATGTATTCATGGGCCTCTGTGCCAATAAAGTGGGGATAGTGCCACAGGACCATGTATTTTTCTCTGGGGAAGGGAAGGTTCCTTATCATCCCTGCATCTATGAAAAGATGATGACATCTCACGGACATTTACAAGATCTGCAGAAGCTCTGGATAGAGGCTACAGATCCTAAAGTAAAGAACATTTCAAAAGGATTTTTTGGCCAAATATACTGCAGGTTAATTAAG gTATAG
- the B3gnt5 gene encoding lactosylceramide 1,3-N-acetyl-beta-D-glucosaminyltransferase isoform X2, whose protein sequence is MKMFISSRRVKRWQFFHFFATCFILSFMVFWGPINNYIMSHMKSYTYRYLINSYDFVNDSLSIKHSSVQPHYPYLINHREKCQAQDVLLLVFIKTAPENYDRRSAIRKTWGNENYIQSQFNANIKTLFALGIPSPLKGEDLQKRLIWENQVYKDIIQQDFIDSFHNLTFKFLLQFSWANTFCPHAKFLMTADDDIFIHMPNLIGYLQELEQIGVRDLWIGHVHRGGPPVRDKSSKYYVPYEMYKWPAYPDYTAGAAYVVSSDVAAKIYEASQTLNSSMYIDDVFMGLCANKVGIVPQDHVFFSGEGKVPYHPCIYEKMMTSHGHLQDLQKLWIEATDPKVKNISKGFFGQIYCRLIKASLCAGITLCGHHSVHLHLLLTLEESALSIQCPVCSHTAAVLTGGLSRNCLRRSAENHEN, encoded by the exons ATGAAAATGTTCATTAGCAGCAGAAGAGTCAAAAGATGGcaattttttcacttttttgcCACTTGTTTTATATTAAGCTTCATGGTTTTTTGGGGCCCAATCAATAACTACATCATGAGCCATATGAAGTCCTACACCTACAGATACCTCATAAATAGCTATGACTTTGTTAACGATTCCCTGTCTATCAAGCACAGCTCTGTGCAGCCTCACTACCCTTACTTGATCAACCACAGAGAGAAGTGTCAGGCTCAAGATGTCCTCCTCTTAGTGTTTATAAAGACTGCCCCTGAAAACTATGACCGACGTTCCGCAATCAGAAAAACATGGGGCAACGAGAATTACATTCAGTCTCAATTCAATGCCAACATCAAAACTCTGTTTGCATTAGGAATTCCTAGTCCACTGAAGGGAGAAGATCTGCAAAAAAGACTGATTTGGGAAAACCAAGTGTACAAGGATATAATTCAGCAAGATTTCATTGATTCCTTCCACAATCTTACTTTTAAATTCCTCCTTCAGTTCAGCTGGGCAAACACTTTTTGCCCACATGCCAAATTTCTGATGACTGCTGACGATGATATATTTATCCACATGCCAAATCTCATTGGATACCTTCAAGAGCTGGAGCAGATTGGAGTTCGAGACCTTTGGATTGGTCACGTTCATCGAGGTGGCCCTCCTGTTAGAGATAAAAGCAGCAAATACTATGTTCCCTATGAAATGTACAAGTGGCCGGCCTACCCTGACTACACAGCTGGTGCTGCCTATGTCGTCTCCAGCGATGTAGCTGCCAAAATCTATGAGGCATCGCAGACACTGAATTCCAGTATGTACATAGATGATGTATTCATGGGCCTCTGTGCCAATAAAGTGGGGATAGTGCCACAGGACCATGTATTTTTCTCTGGGGAAGGGAAGGTTCCTTATCATCCCTGCATCTATGAAAAGATGATGACATCTCACGGACATTTACAAGATCTGCAGAAGCTCTGGATAGAGGCTACAGATCCTAAAGTAAAGAACATTTCAAAAGGATTTTTTGGCCAAATATACTGCAGGTTAATTAAG GCATCACTCTGTGCGGGCATCACTCTGTGTGGGCATCACTCTGTGCATCTTCACCTGCTGTTGACACTAGAAGAGTCTGCACTATCCATCCAGTGTCCTGTGTGCTCTCACACTGCTGCTGTGCTCACTGGAGGGTTGTCAAGGAACTGTTTAAGGAG